In the Chitinivibrionales bacterium genome, one interval contains:
- a CDS encoding thioesterase family protein — protein MKAAVHDFSIPVTVEFEDVDAYRIAHHTKLVSYLERARVRYFSSLGFDLQAADMTVVLYHLDMNFKRPAFFQDSLTVSVTLRSFDNFRMELFYKIRRGTELIARASTGMCFVDPKSKVMIPAPDKYIAKINALLPK, from the coding sequence ATGAAAGCGGCCGTTCATGATTTTTCCATACCGGTGACCGTCGAATTCGAGGACGTGGACGCGTACCGGATCGCCCACCATACCAAGCTCGTTTCGTACCTTGAGCGCGCGCGGGTGCGGTATTTTTCCAGCCTCGGGTTTGATCTGCAGGCGGCCGACATGACCGTGGTGCTGTACCATCTCGACATGAATTTCAAGAGGCCCGCCTTTTTCCAGGATTCGCTCACGGTGTCGGTGACACTCCGGTCTTTCGATAATTTCCGTATGGAGCTTTTTTATAAAATCCGCAGGGGAACCGAGCTCATTGCCAGGGCCAGCACGGGCATGTGCTTTGTCGATCCGAAATCAAAGGTCATGATCCCCGCGCCCGACAAATACATTGCGAAGATCAACGCACTGTTGCCAAAATAA